In Streptomyces sp. DG2A-72, one genomic interval encodes:
- a CDS encoding ABC transporter substrate-binding protein, with translation MTRVRRILAALLLVPVLTGCFASNGDSTDDADAGSRLRVALAFPPAENLSPYGADATILSRLGVTESLTALDANGSAAPALAASWKRENDRTWLFTLREATFQDGTDVSPSAVAEALTHATEAKPEPAALSGVTLTAKAEGSTGVRITTEVADPVLPLRLSSPSLAVLSPKAYDGKDRVDPVGTATGPFALTKVTGSTAATLDRFDDYWGGRAQASGVDVKFIADGTARTSALRTGEADLAEAVPVAQAATLDEDTRKATATTRTTSLQLNTGSGPFKDPKLRAAARAAIDTSALADGVYEGYADAGAGIYGPAVTWAEGKRTQPTGRAKAAAPGGATVTIATYDNRPELPEVAQVLKQQLEKAGFKAELEVREYSRLESNALDGKFDAVVLARNTLVDTGDPVAVLASDYTCDGGFNIAQLCDKGVDAVVAKAEGTADTDERQDAAMAAEAAALGTDAVVPLVHQQIITGVGSSVSGALLDPYERTLVGTGTRR, from the coding sequence GTGACCCGCGTGCGCCGTATCCTCGCCGCCCTGCTGCTCGTCCCGGTCCTCACCGGCTGCTTCGCCTCCAACGGCGACTCCACCGACGACGCGGACGCCGGTTCCCGGCTGCGGGTCGCCCTCGCCTTCCCGCCCGCGGAGAACCTCTCCCCTTACGGCGCCGACGCCACGATCCTCAGCCGTCTCGGCGTCACCGAGAGCCTGACCGCCCTGGATGCCAACGGCTCCGCGGCCCCCGCGCTCGCCGCCTCCTGGAAGCGGGAGAACGACCGCACCTGGCTGTTCACCCTGCGCGAGGCCACCTTCCAGGACGGCACGGACGTATCCCCATCCGCCGTCGCCGAAGCCCTCACCCACGCCACCGAGGCCAAGCCCGAGCCCGCCGCACTCTCCGGCGTCACGCTCACCGCGAAGGCCGAGGGCAGCACCGGTGTCCGCATCACCACCGAAGTCGCCGACCCCGTACTGCCGCTGCGTCTGTCCAGCCCCAGCCTCGCTGTGCTCTCTCCGAAGGCGTACGACGGCAAGGACCGCGTCGACCCGGTGGGCACCGCCACCGGACCCTTCGCGCTCACCAAGGTGACCGGCAGCACCGCCGCCACCCTCGACCGTTTCGACGACTACTGGGGCGGCCGAGCCCAGGCCTCCGGCGTCGACGTGAAGTTCATCGCCGACGGCACCGCCCGCACCAGCGCCCTGCGCACCGGCGAGGCCGACCTCGCCGAGGCGGTCCCGGTCGCCCAGGCGGCGACCCTCGACGAGGACACCCGCAAGGCCACGGCGACGACCCGCACCACCAGCCTGCAGCTCAACACCGGGTCCGGCCCCTTCAAGGATCCGAAGCTGCGCGCCGCCGCCCGCGCGGCCATCGACACCTCCGCGCTCGCCGACGGCGTCTACGAGGGATACGCCGACGCCGGCGCCGGCATCTACGGACCCGCCGTGACCTGGGCCGAGGGCAAGCGGACCCAGCCCACCGGGCGCGCGAAGGCCGCGGCACCGGGCGGAGCGACGGTCACCATCGCCACGTACGACAACCGGCCCGAACTCCCGGAAGTCGCCCAGGTGTTGAAACAGCAGCTGGAGAAGGCCGGGTTCAAGGCCGAGCTGGAGGTGCGCGAGTACTCGCGGCTGGAGAGCAACGCGCTGGACGGGAAGTTCGACGCCGTCGTGCTCGCCCGCAACACGCTCGTGGACACCGGCGACCCCGTGGCCGTACTCGCCAGCGACTACACCTGCGACGGCGGCTTCAACATCGCACAGCTCTGCGACAAGGGCGTCGACGCGGTGGTCGCGAAGGCTGAGGGCACTGCCGACACCGACGAGCGGCAGGACGCGGCGATGGCGGCCGAGGCGGCGGCTCTCGGCACCGACGCCGTCGTTCCGCTGGTCCACCAGCAGATCATCACCGGCGTGGGCAGCTCGGTCAGCGGGGCGCTCCTCGACCCGTACGAGCGCACCCTCGTCGGCACCGGCACCCGGCGCTGA
- a CDS encoding glycosyltransferase family 4 protein — translation MEPSTGRALEPMRLEYVPVQHSALKNAEIIPMSLRSVHFVMPGGVDDPAQPSGGNAYDRRVCLDLPGFGWQVDKHTVDGSWPRPGVAAREELARTLRQLPDDAVVLLDGLVACGVPEIILPEAERLRLAVLVHLPLGDERGLAPDVAAELDARERTVLRAVPAVIATSDWAVRRLVSHHGLAPERVHVAAPGADIAPLASGTDGVSRLLCVAAVTPRKGQHRLVEALAAVADLPWSCVCVGGLGHDPEYVAGLRSLIARYGLEDRLVLAGPQAGAELDASYASADLMVLTSYAETYGMAVTEALARGIPVLATDVGGLPEAVGRAPDGGVPGILVPPEDPLALAAELRGWFGEADVRRRLKAAARGRRAALDGWATTARSLAAVLGRLPNEPRRAA, via the coding sequence ATGGAGCCCTCCACCGGCAGGGCTCTGGAGCCCATGCGGCTCGAATACGTTCCCGTGCAGCACTCCGCCCTGAAGAACGCGGAGATCATCCCCATGTCCCTGCGTTCGGTGCACTTCGTCATGCCGGGCGGCGTCGACGACCCGGCCCAGCCGAGCGGCGGCAACGCCTATGACCGGCGGGTGTGTCTGGATCTGCCGGGCTTCGGCTGGCAGGTCGACAAGCACACCGTGGACGGCAGCTGGCCCCGGCCCGGGGTGGCGGCGCGCGAGGAACTCGCCCGCACCCTGCGGCAGTTGCCCGATGACGCGGTCGTCCTCCTCGACGGTCTGGTCGCCTGCGGCGTCCCCGAGATCATCCTCCCGGAGGCCGAACGCCTGCGTCTCGCCGTCCTCGTCCACCTGCCGCTCGGCGACGAGCGGGGTCTGGCGCCCGACGTGGCCGCGGAGCTGGACGCCAGGGAACGTACGGTGCTGCGGGCGGTCCCGGCGGTGATCGCCACGTCCGACTGGGCGGTCCGCCGTCTGGTCTCCCACCACGGGCTCGCCCCCGAGCGGGTCCATGTCGCCGCCCCCGGCGCCGACATCGCCCCCCTCGCCTCCGGCACGGACGGCGTCTCCCGGCTGCTGTGCGTCGCCGCGGTGACACCACGCAAGGGGCAGCACCGGCTGGTGGAGGCGCTGGCCGCGGTGGCCGACCTGCCGTGGAGCTGCGTCTGCGTGGGCGGGCTCGGCCACGACCCGGAGTACGTGGCCGGACTGCGGTCCCTGATCGCCCGGTACGGCCTGGAGGACCGGCTCGTGCTGGCGGGACCGCAGGCCGGCGCCGAACTCGACGCGAGCTATGCATCCGCCGACCTGATGGTCCTCACCTCCTACGCGGAGACCTACGGCATGGCGGTGACGGAGGCGCTGGCGCGCGGCATCCCGGTGCTGGCGACGGATGTCGGCGGCCTGCCGGAGGCCGTCGGCCGCGCCCCCGACGGCGGTGTGCCCGGCATCCTCGTCCCACCGGAGGACCCCCTGGCTCTCGCCGCCGAACTGCGCGGCTGGTTCGGCGAGGCCGATGTACGACGCCGCCTCAAGGCGGCGGCCCGGGGGCGACGCGCCGCCCTCGACGGCTGGGCCACCACGGCCCGCAGCCTGGCCGCGGTACTGGGCCGACTGCCGAACGAACCCAGGAGGGCGGCATGA
- a CDS encoding ABC transporter permease subunit, translating into MRQYTATLLWRAGLALALVCAIGLLPWLARTDPALTVLKARSADRDPTPEVLADIRAQLGLDAGPLHLLGQWLGGLWRGDAGRSWLSGNEVMPDVLQALGVSLLLMAVSLAVAVVTAGVICARTLWRGRRRRRTGGSGSAVLAALPEFLTASVLATVVGVQLGWLPALGWYGPQYTVLPALALGLPAGAVLGRLLDDLLPGAFAEPWAQAADARGIPQGRIARHALRRCLPGLLPNTGLFVVGLTGGSVAVEQIFDIPGLGRTTLQAALAQDLPVLQAGTLALVLLAAVAAGAASLLTRRLIGPALRDSALTSPHRPAPPTRGILPLVYGGLLLGVVALGLPRDPLALDTGQRLQAPSPAHPFGTDALGRDVLARVGHGALDTLLLALAIGTAALLTGVLLGLVPRVSGPLVDTVNAVPPVLLALLVTAVAGSGTLTPALAVSAVAWAPLAAHTSALLRQERAALHITATRALGADRWYVLRRDLLPAVLPPVTRHALLRLPGTALALASLAFLGLGAQPPSPEWGLLLAENQPYAERAPWAVLAPAAVLALLGALAVTAARTKVVQQPLKQRELAASGTETR; encoded by the coding sequence ATGCGGCAGTACACGGCCACGCTCCTGTGGCGGGCCGGACTCGCCCTTGCCCTGGTGTGCGCGATCGGCCTGTTGCCGTGGCTGGCGCGGACCGATCCGGCGCTCACCGTGCTCAAGGCCCGGTCGGCCGACCGTGACCCCACGCCCGAGGTGCTGGCGGACATCCGCGCCCAACTCGGCCTGGACGCCGGCCCGTTGCATCTGCTCGGCCAGTGGCTGGGCGGGCTCTGGCGCGGGGACGCGGGCCGGTCGTGGCTGTCGGGCAACGAGGTCATGCCCGATGTGCTCCAGGCGCTCGGTGTGTCCCTGCTGCTGATGGCGGTGTCGCTCGCGGTCGCCGTGGTCACGGCGGGGGTGATCTGCGCCCGCACCCTGTGGCGCGGTCGGCGACGGCGGCGCACGGGTGGCAGCGGCTCCGCCGTCCTCGCCGCGCTGCCCGAGTTCCTCACCGCGTCCGTGCTCGCGACGGTCGTCGGAGTCCAGCTGGGCTGGCTGCCCGCGCTCGGCTGGTACGGCCCCCAGTACACGGTGCTGCCCGCGCTCGCCCTCGGTCTGCCCGCCGGGGCCGTGCTGGGGCGGCTCCTCGACGACCTGCTGCCCGGCGCGTTCGCCGAGCCCTGGGCGCAGGCCGCCGACGCCCGCGGAATACCCCAGGGGAGGATCGCCCGGCACGCGCTGCGCCGCTGCCTGCCCGGACTGCTGCCGAACACCGGCCTGTTCGTCGTCGGCCTGACCGGCGGTTCCGTCGCCGTGGAGCAGATCTTCGACATCCCCGGCCTCGGCCGCACCACCCTCCAGGCCGCCCTCGCCCAGGACCTTCCCGTCCTCCAGGCCGGCACGCTCGCCCTCGTCCTGCTCGCCGCCGTGGCCGCGGGCGCCGCGAGCCTCCTCACCCGCCGGCTGATCGGCCCCGCCCTGCGCGACAGCGCCCTGACCTCCCCGCACCGGCCGGCCCCGCCCACCCGCGGCATCCTGCCCCTCGTCTACGGCGGCCTGCTCCTCGGCGTCGTGGCGCTCGGCCTGCCCCGCGACCCGCTCGCCCTCGACACCGGGCAACGCCTCCAAGCGCCCTCCCCGGCCCACCCGTTCGGCACCGACGCGCTCGGCCGGGACGTACTCGCCCGGGTCGGCCACGGCGCCCTCGACACCCTGCTGCTCGCCCTCGCGATCGGCACCGCCGCGCTGCTGACCGGCGTACTCCTCGGACTGGTGCCCCGGGTGTCCGGGCCGCTCGTCGACACCGTCAACGCCGTGCCGCCGGTCCTCCTCGCGCTCCTCGTCACCGCCGTCGCGGGCAGCGGCACGCTCACGCCCGCGCTCGCCGTGAGCGCCGTCGCATGGGCGCCGCTGGCCGCCCACACCTCCGCGCTGCTGCGGCAGGAACGCGCCGCCCTCCACATCACCGCCACCCGCGCCCTCGGCGCCGACCGCTGGTATGTGCTCCGCCGCGACCTGCTCCCCGCCGTCCTCCCACCCGTCACCCGCCACGCCCTGCTGCGCCTGCCCGGCACCGCCCTGGCCCTCGCCTCGCTCGCCTTCCTCGGCCTCGGTGCCCAGCCGCCGTCCCCGGAGTGGGGCCTGCTGCTCGCCGAGAACCAGCCCTACGCCGAACGCGCCCCCTGGGCGGTCCTCGCCCCCGCCGCCGTACTCGCCCTGCTCGGGGCACTCGCGGTGACCGCGGCCCGTACCAAAGTGGTCCAACAGCCTTTGAAGCAGAGGGAGTTGGCTGCTTCCGGAACGGAAACCCGATGA
- a CDS encoding CDP-alcohol phosphatidyltransferase family protein has protein sequence MALNHTYDARLVQQETAVGAGVQILVLTLLGTAIGMGPAGWLTGLAFAIATWAVLSRALHRSRLRSFGPANRVTLGRSILVGGVTALVADSFQSPPPITLLVGLTAVALILDGVDGKVARRTGTSTALGARFDMEVDAFLILVLSVYVSMFLGPWVLLIGAMRYAFVAAARVWPWLNAPLPPSTARKTVAALQGVFLLAGASKLLPYPATFGIVALALGLLVWSFGRDVLWLWLWRTSRVENAPEEREVREPELVAS, from the coding sequence GTGGCCCTGAACCACACTTACGACGCGAGGCTCGTCCAACAGGAGACCGCTGTGGGAGCGGGTGTGCAGATCCTTGTGCTGACCCTGCTCGGCACGGCGATCGGGATGGGGCCCGCGGGCTGGCTGACCGGACTCGCCTTCGCCATCGCCACCTGGGCCGTGCTCTCCCGGGCCCTGCACCGGTCCCGGTTGCGGTCGTTCGGCCCCGCCAACCGGGTCACCCTCGGCCGCTCCATCCTCGTCGGCGGTGTCACGGCCCTGGTCGCGGACTCCTTCCAGAGCCCGCCGCCCATCACGCTCCTCGTCGGTCTGACCGCGGTGGCCCTGATCCTCGACGGAGTCGACGGCAAGGTCGCCCGCCGCACCGGCACCTCGACAGCGCTCGGCGCACGCTTCGACATGGAGGTCGACGCGTTTCTGATCCTGGTGCTCAGCGTGTACGTCTCGATGTTCCTGGGCCCGTGGGTGCTGCTGATCGGCGCCATGCGCTACGCCTTCGTCGCCGCGGCCCGCGTCTGGCCGTGGCTCAACGCCCCGCTGCCGCCGAGCACGGCCCGCAAGACGGTGGCCGCGCTCCAGGGCGTGTTCCTGCTGGCGGGCGCCTCGAAGCTGCTGCCGTACCCGGCGACGTTCGGCATCGTCGCGCTGGCGCTGGGGCTGCTGGTGTGGTCGTTCGGGCGGGATGTGCTGTGGCTGTGGCTGTGGCGGACGTCGCGGGTCGAGAACGCACCGGAGGAGCGCGAGGTGCGCGAGCCCGAACTCGTCGCGAGCTGA
- a CDS encoding MFS transporter gives MTTLTLGPRARLSPLLHLLILTQLAFNIGFYAVLPFLAEHLGQGIGLAGWLVGFVLGLRTFSQQGLFVVGGALADRYGIRPVVLAGCALRIAGFAWLGYAHETWSVIGAVLLIGFAAALFSPAVESEVARQAVVWEESGGGSRTRVLALFTVAGQAGAFVGPLLGGLLLSVDFRTVCLAGAGIFVLVLAGHAWLLPQHIPGRTRVEVRGGMKLLVRNRRFLALCCGYGAYLLAYNQLYLALPAEVERAAGSQAPLAWLFALSSLLVVTAQLPVTRWVGERLEMRRSMVAGLLLIAAGFAVVAAARPAGWTGIAGLLPAAGFVVLLTLGQMLVAPVARAWVPDLAEEGRLGLYTGALSSVSGLIVLVGSSATGSLLDSGLHPAVPWLVLAAVPVAAIGLLPRRG, from the coding sequence ATGACCACCCTGACGCTCGGCCCTCGCGCCCGCCTGTCGCCACTGCTGCACCTGCTGATCCTCACCCAACTCGCCTTCAACATCGGCTTCTACGCCGTCCTGCCCTTCCTCGCCGAGCACCTGGGGCAGGGGATCGGCCTGGCGGGCTGGCTGGTCGGGTTCGTACTGGGCCTGAGGACCTTCAGCCAGCAGGGGCTGTTCGTGGTGGGCGGGGCGCTGGCCGACCGGTACGGCATCCGGCCCGTGGTGCTCGCGGGCTGTGCGCTGCGGATCGCCGGGTTCGCCTGGCTGGGGTACGCGCACGAGACCTGGTCCGTCATCGGCGCCGTGCTGCTCATCGGGTTCGCCGCCGCGCTGTTCTCGCCGGCCGTGGAGTCCGAGGTCGCCCGGCAGGCGGTGGTGTGGGAGGAGTCGGGCGGCGGCTCGCGCACGCGCGTGCTGGCGCTGTTCACCGTGGCCGGGCAGGCGGGGGCGTTCGTCGGGCCGCTGCTGGGCGGGCTGCTGCTGTCGGTGGACTTCCGGACGGTCTGTCTGGCCGGAGCGGGAATCTTCGTCCTCGTCCTCGCCGGGCACGCGTGGCTGCTGCCGCAGCACATCCCGGGGCGAACCCGCGTCGAAGTCCGGGGCGGTATGAAGCTGCTGGTCCGCAACCGCCGCTTCCTCGCGCTGTGCTGCGGATACGGCGCCTATCTGCTCGCCTACAACCAGCTCTATCTGGCCCTGCCCGCGGAGGTGGAGCGCGCGGCCGGTTCGCAGGCGCCGCTGGCCTGGCTGTTCGCGCTGTCGTCGCTGCTGGTGGTGACGGCCCAGCTGCCGGTCACCCGGTGGGTGGGGGAGCGGCTGGAGATGCGCCGGTCGATGGTGGCCGGACTGCTGCTGATCGCCGCCGGGTTCGCGGTCGTGGCCGCCGCCCGGCCCGCCGGCTGGACCGGCATCGCGGGACTGCTGCCCGCGGCGGGCTTCGTGGTGCTGCTCACCCTCGGCCAGATGCTCGTCGCGCCCGTCGCCCGGGCCTGGGTGCCCGACCTCGCGGAGGAGGGGCGGCTCGGCCTCTACACCGGGGCGTTGTCTTCGGTGTCTGGTCTGATCGTGCTGGTCGGCAGCTCGGCCACCGGGTCGCTGCTGGACAGCGGGCTGCATCCGGCCGTGCCCTGGTTGGTGCTGGCCGCTGTGCCGGTCGCGGCGATCGGACTGCTGCCGCGCCGCGGCTGA
- a CDS encoding zinc-binding alcohol dehydrogenase, translated as MNRTARAFWLNSPGLGEIREVDLPGCGTDDVLVRTLFSGVSRGTETLVFRGGVPESQYAAMRAPFQEGEFPGPVKYGYLNVGVVEEGPAALVGRTVFCLYPHQTRYVVPAAAVTVVPESVPASRAVLAGTVETAVNALWDAAPLVGDRIAVVGGGMVGCSVAALLARFPSVRVQLVDADPARAKVAEALGVGFAAPADALGDCDLVVHASATEQGLARSLELLTDEGTVLELSWYGDRQVSLPLGEAFHSRRLVIRSSQVGTVSPARRSSRTYADRLALALDLLTDPALDALVTGESDFEDLPEVMPKLASGRIPALCHRVSYADAP; from the coding sequence ATGAACCGCACCGCACGCGCGTTCTGGCTCAACTCGCCTGGGCTCGGTGAGATACGCGAGGTGGACCTGCCGGGATGCGGCACGGACGACGTACTGGTACGCACGCTCTTCTCCGGGGTGAGCCGTGGCACGGAGACGCTCGTCTTCCGCGGCGGTGTGCCCGAGAGCCAGTACGCGGCGATGCGGGCGCCGTTCCAGGAGGGCGAGTTTCCCGGGCCGGTGAAGTACGGCTACCTCAACGTCGGCGTCGTGGAGGAGGGACCGGCGGCACTGGTCGGCCGTACGGTCTTCTGCCTCTACCCGCATCAGACGCGGTACGTCGTCCCGGCCGCCGCCGTCACCGTGGTGCCGGAGTCGGTGCCCGCCTCGCGCGCGGTGCTCGCCGGCACGGTGGAGACCGCCGTCAACGCGCTGTGGGACGCGGCGCCCCTGGTCGGTGACCGGATCGCCGTGGTCGGTGGCGGCATGGTCGGCTGCTCGGTGGCCGCGCTGCTGGCGCGCTTCCCCAGCGTACGCGTCCAACTGGTCGACGCCGACCCGGCGCGGGCCAAGGTGGCTGAAGCACTCGGCGTCGGCTTCGCCGCTCCCGCGGACGCCCTCGGCGACTGCGACCTTGTCGTCCACGCCAGCGCCACCGAACAGGGCCTCGCCCGCTCCCTGGAACTCCTCACCGACGAGGGCACGGTCCTCGAACTGAGCTGGTACGGCGACCGGCAGGTCAGCCTCCCGCTCGGCGAGGCCTTCCACTCCCGGCGCCTGGTCATCCGCAGCAGCCAGGTCGGCACCGTCTCCCCGGCCCGCCGCTCCAGCCGCACATACGCCGACCGGCTCGCCCTCGCCCTGGACCTGCTCACCGACCCCGCGCTCGACGCCCTCGTCACCGGGGAGAGCGATTTCGAGGATCTTCCCGAGGTGATGCCGAAGCTCGCCTCCGGGCGGATCCCGGCCCTCTGTCACCGCGTCAGCTACGCGGACGCGCCCTGA
- a CDS encoding creatininase family protein has translation MSVSGTRSAAYGLLPADTTEDVRTRGAGVSRQVAVLPVGSFEQHGPFLPLATDSLVACAVAREIAAAHPVHLLPPVTISCSHEHAAWPGTVSISSVTLHAVIRDIAASLRRSGVDALVLVNGHGGNYVLGNVVQESSAQGESMALFPAAEDWETARERAGVRTSLLTDMHAGEIETSILLHAHPELVRSGYETADFVADDRRHLLTRGMSAYTDSGVIGRPSLGSAEKGKALLESLTDSFGACLSLFTGDAGDAGDARG, from the coding sequence ATGAGTGTTTCGGGAACGCGTTCGGCGGCATACGGGCTGTTGCCGGCGGACACCACGGAAGATGTACGCACGCGCGGGGCAGGCGTCTCACGGCAGGTCGCCGTCCTTCCCGTCGGAAGCTTCGAGCAGCACGGCCCCTTCCTTCCGCTGGCCACCGACTCGCTCGTCGCCTGTGCCGTCGCGCGGGAGATAGCCGCCGCGCACCCGGTGCACCTCCTTCCTCCGGTGACGATCTCCTGCTCGCACGAGCATGCGGCCTGGCCGGGGACCGTCAGCATCTCCTCCGTCACCCTTCACGCGGTGATACGGGACATAGCGGCTTCGCTCCGCCGCTCGGGCGTCGACGCCCTGGTGCTGGTCAACGGGCACGGCGGAAACTATGTACTGGGAAACGTCGTTCAGGAATCCTCCGCGCAAGGTGAGTCGATGGCCCTGTTCCCGGCCGCGGAGGACTGGGAGACGGCGCGGGAGCGGGCGGGTGTGCGGACCTCGTTGCTCACGGACATGCACGCGGGGGAAATTGAGACCTCCATCCTTCTGCACGCTCATCCCGAATTGGTCAGGTCCGGTTATGAGACCGCTGATTTCGTCGCGGACGACCGGCGCCATCTGCTGACCCGCGGAATGTCCGCCTATACCGATTCGGGTGTCATCGGGCGTCCTTCGCTGGGTTCGGCGGAAAAAGGGAAGGCGCTGCTTGAGAGCCTCACGGATTCCTTCGGCGCGTGTTTGTCGTTGTTCACGGGTGACGCGGGTGACGCGGGTGACGCACGGGGGTAG
- the ribA gene encoding GTP cyclohydrolase II: MTENIGVLGKKSPQRTGVERVVNAPLPTVYGEFRAVGYLDHDRGDEQVALVHGEIGTDDVLTRLHSECLTGDAFGSQHCECGDQLASALRAVAAEGRGVVVYLRGHEGRGIGLLGKLRAMALQAEGLDTVEANLALGLPVDARDYGVAARILDDLGVRSVRLMSNNPRKREALLEHGIKVAEQVPLLIPPCENNITYLRTKRERLDHHLPHLDAVAHWS, encoded by the coding sequence ATGACAGAAAACATTGGCGTACTCGGCAAGAAGTCTCCACAGCGGACGGGCGTGGAGCGCGTCGTGAATGCGCCGCTGCCCACGGTGTACGGGGAATTCCGCGCGGTCGGCTATCTCGACCACGATCGCGGCGACGAACAAGTGGCCCTGGTCCACGGTGAGATCGGCACGGACGACGTCCTCACCCGGCTGCATTCCGAATGCCTGACCGGCGACGCCTTCGGCTCCCAGCACTGCGAGTGCGGTGATCAACTCGCCTCCGCACTGCGCGCCGTCGCCGCCGAAGGGCGCGGCGTCGTCGTCTACCTGCGCGGGCACGAGGGCCGCGGCATCGGCCTGCTCGGCAAGCTGCGCGCGATGGCGCTGCAGGCGGAGGGCCTGGACACCGTCGAGGCGAACCTCGCGCTCGGCCTGCCGGTGGACGCCCGGGACTACGGCGTCGCCGCGCGGATCCTCGACGACCTGGGCGTGCGCTCCGTACGCCTGATGTCGAACAACCCGCGCAAGCGCGAGGCGTTGCTGGAGCACGGCATCAAAGTCGCCGAGCAGGTCCCGCTGCTCATCCCGCCGTGTGAGAACAACATCACCTATTTGCGGACGAAGCGGGAGCGTCTCGACCATCACCTGCCTCATCTGGACGCCGTGGCGCACTGGTCCTGA
- a CDS encoding class I SAM-dependent methyltransferase produces the protein MRKTATTQRGGGIPAQPGPRDVSAAAEPGVRHMARSTEAGARQGAPSMEPGASSAARSAEPASAAAVVQAPDQVIPGAGPAPNDRVIPGAGPAAGTASRPGERPTVRLREDGPDEPPRYAPEWLQLREGADALARAGELLDPLRIRLANLPGRAGGLVVHDLGCGTGSMGRWLAPRLDGAQHWILHDRDPYLLHFAAVASPRSAADGSRVTVESRRGDVARLTPDALAGASLVTASALLDVLTREEIDTLAAACTGVGCPALLTLSVAGRVELTPSHPLDTEIAEAFNAHQRRSGLLGPDAVTAACEAFSERGATVHLHPSPWRLGPDEADLTAQWLRGWVGAAVEERPELRERADDYLRDRLEACAAGELSVIVHHTDLLALSRPTGGTA, from the coding sequence ATGAGGAAGACAGCGACGACCCAGCGCGGCGGGGGGATTCCGGCCCAGCCGGGTCCGCGGGATGTCTCGGCCGCGGCGGAACCCGGGGTGAGGCACATGGCACGATCGACTGAGGCCGGGGCGAGGCAGGGCGCCCCCTCGATGGAGCCCGGGGCGAGCAGTGCCGCCCGGTCCGCGGAACCGGCGTCGGCGGCTGCCGTCGTCCAGGCGCCGGACCAGGTGATCCCCGGCGCCGGTCCCGCGCCCAACGACCGGGTGATCCCCGGTGCCGGTCCCGCCGCCGGTACGGCCTCCCGCCCCGGCGAGCGGCCCACCGTGCGGTTGCGGGAGGACGGGCCTGACGAGCCGCCGCGGTATGCGCCCGAGTGGCTTCAGCTGCGGGAAGGGGCGGACGCGCTGGCGCGGGCGGGGGAGTTGCTCGATCCGCTGCGGATCCGGCTGGCGAATCTGCCGGGGCGGGCCGGTGGACTGGTCGTGCACGACCTGGGCTGCGGCACCGGTTCGATGGGTCGCTGGCTGGCCCCCCGGCTGGACGGCGCCCAGCACTGGATCCTGCACGACCGCGACCCCTACCTCCTGCACTTCGCCGCCGTGGCCTCCCCGCGCTCCGCCGCCGACGGCAGCCGCGTCACCGTGGAGTCGCGCCGCGGCGACGTCGCCCGGCTCACCCCGGACGCCCTGGCCGGCGCCTCACTGGTCACCGCGTCCGCACTTCTCGACGTCCTCACCCGCGAGGAGATCGACACCCTCGCCGCCGCGTGCACCGGCGTGGGCTGCCCGGCCCTGCTCACGCTTTCCGTCGCCGGACGCGTCGAACTGACCCCGTCCCATCCGCTGGACACGGAGATCGCCGAGGCGTTCAACGCCCACCAGCGACGCTCCGGCCTGCTCGGACCGGACGCGGTCACCGCCGCCTGCGAGGCGTTCTCCGAGCGCGGCGCGACGGTCCATCTGCACCCCAGCCCCTGGCGCCTCGGCCCCGACGAAGCCGACCTCACCGCCCAGTGGCTGCGCGGCTGGGTCGGCGCGGCGGTCGAGGAACGCCCCGAACTGCGTGAACGCGCCGACGACTACCTGCGCGACCGCCTGGAGGCCTGCGCCGCGGGCGAGTTGAGCGTGATCGTCCACCACACCGACCTGCTGGCACTGTCGCGGCCGACGGGCGGGACGGCATGA
- a CDS encoding 6-carboxytetrahydropterin synthase: MFSITVRDHIMIAHSFRGEIFGPAQRLHGATFLVDATFRREQLDDDNIVVDIGLATQELGAVVSELNYRNLDNEPDFAGVNTSTEFLAKVIADRLAERIEKGALGEGARGLAGLTVTLHESHVAWASYERAL, from the coding sequence TTGTTCAGCATCACCGTCCGCGATCACATCATGATCGCCCACAGCTTCCGCGGCGAGATCTTCGGACCCGCGCAGCGCCTGCACGGAGCGACGTTCCTCGTGGACGCCACCTTCCGGCGCGAGCAGCTGGACGACGACAACATCGTCGTCGACATCGGACTGGCCACCCAGGAGCTCGGCGCCGTAGTCAGCGAGCTGAACTACAGAAACCTCGACAACGAGCCGGACTTCGCGGGGGTCAACACCTCCACGGAGTTCCTGGCCAAGGTCATCGCCGACCGGCTCGCCGAGCGGATCGAGAAGGGCGCGCTGGGCGAGGGCGCCCGCGGCCTCGCGGGCCTCACCGTCACGCTGCACGAGTCGCATGTCGCCTGGGCGAGTTACGAGCGTGCCCTGTGA